A window of the Lysinibacillus irui genome harbors these coding sequences:
- a CDS encoding sensor domain-containing diguanylate cyclase, producing MTDHLQMLKYIKSDVLSFWVSSNEEQTSYNGYFYSLKQCLKKHLKIDNAAFLSFEGNSLIPIEEMASLTIETKLNAVSWLMIEASFYQQKVVEIPYILKARQAYSKMTDMVLFQVEGKHPIGVLLVEATETWTDFMTSEYGEECIEILSKVLQMIRDNFDVKINEDQYRKLYNMTDLFHSTMDIDLILENVLKNIRDNFPDFNVELILSNDQDRHTTIDIKLFDYLSERPATIEAFVSGELTTELASDLNCRLLNAPIKGRQAIYGILQVSAPTTYLFSTTEKDFVRMLAQASGNALENAKLYHQSHRLVSDLQLINETSHRLNMRIDIHEMLLFLQKQLLKSFQPMEVCFAFKKNDTFEVTGASTSLFSSEEGRTYIKHVEKHFTQTNDPLFIADFSRLTPRQIEYRSIMAIPILMEEKINGFSIVLHKEPYFFSFDSFKLMQSLIHHSSLAIANSILRTQLQEMVDLDHLTKLYARSYLDQFVEKSLEYDQSGMFLLIDIDNFKRINDTYGHQVGDKILVQIAVQLRETIGSRGICARWGGEEMSVYVPNINEKEALELASTIVEIIPSATDPQVTISAGLITWDERDRPAFQSVFLHADTALYEAKNSGKNRFCIHDGSYQTNL from the coding sequence ATGACAGACCATTTACAAATGCTAAAATATATAAAATCTGATGTTTTGAGCTTTTGGGTGAGTTCGAATGAAGAACAAACTAGTTATAATGGGTATTTTTATTCATTAAAACAGTGTCTAAAGAAGCACTTGAAAATTGATAATGCTGCTTTTCTCAGTTTTGAGGGTAATTCTTTAATCCCTATTGAGGAGATGGCTTCATTAACAATTGAAACAAAGCTAAATGCTGTGTCATGGCTGATGATCGAAGCTAGTTTTTACCAACAAAAAGTAGTGGAAATTCCTTATATATTAAAAGCACGGCAGGCCTATTCAAAGATGACAGATATGGTGCTTTTTCAAGTAGAGGGCAAACATCCCATTGGTGTATTACTTGTCGAGGCGACAGAGACTTGGACAGACTTCATGACCTCGGAATACGGTGAAGAATGTATTGAAATACTTTCAAAGGTTCTTCAAATGATAAGAGATAATTTTGATGTAAAAATAAACGAAGATCAATATAGAAAACTATATAACATGACTGATTTATTTCATTCAACAATGGATATTGATTTAATTTTAGAAAACGTTTTAAAAAATATAAGGGATAATTTTCCGGATTTTAATGTTGAGCTTATTTTATCGAATGATCAAGACCGACACACGACTATCGATATTAAGCTTTTTGATTATTTATCAGAAAGGCCTGCTACAATCGAAGCATTTGTATCAGGAGAGTTGACGACAGAGCTAGCGAGTGATTTAAATTGTCGATTGCTTAATGCACCTATAAAAGGCAGGCAAGCCATCTATGGTATTTTGCAAGTAAGTGCCCCCACTACGTATCTATTTTCAACGACTGAAAAGGATTTTGTACGGATGCTCGCGCAGGCGTCAGGGAATGCACTTGAAAATGCAAAATTATATCATCAATCGCATCGCCTCGTAAGTGACTTACAACTCATCAATGAAACTTCACATCGTTTAAATATGAGGATTGACATTCATGAAATGTTATTATTCCTACAAAAGCAATTACTAAAATCTTTTCAACCAATGGAAGTTTGTTTCGCTTTTAAAAAAAATGATACATTTGAGGTAACAGGTGCGAGTACCTCGTTGTTTAGTTCGGAAGAGGGTAGAACGTATATCAAACATGTTGAAAAACATTTTACTCAAACGAATGACCCGTTGTTTATAGCCGATTTCAGCCGTTTAACTCCTCGTCAAATTGAGTATCGATCAATTATGGCGATTCCTATTTTAATGGAAGAAAAGATTAATGGTTTTAGTATTGTCTTACATAAAGAGCCATATTTCTTTTCATTCGACAGTTTTAAATTAATGCAATCGTTAATTCACCACTCATCTTTAGCCATTGCGAACTCTATTTTACGCACACAGCTTCAGGAAATGGTCGATTTGGATCACCTCACGAAACTTTATGCTAGAAGTTACCTTGATCAATTTGTAGAAAAATCGCTTGAATACGATCAGTCAGGTATGTTTTTGTTAATTGATATTGATAATTTCAAGCGCATCAATGATACGTATGGTCACCAGGTGGGGGATAAAATTCTTGTGCAGATTGCAGTCCAATTGAGAGAAACTATTGGTAGTCGTGGTATTTGTGCAAGGTGGGGCGGAGAAGAAATGTCCGTTTATGTACCTAATATTAACGAGAAGGAAGCTTTAGAATTGGCATCAACTATTGTGGAGATCATCCCCAGTGCCACAGATCCTCAAGTAACTATTTCTGCGGGTCTCATAACATGGGATGAACGAGACCGACCAGCATTCCAATCTGTTTTCTTACATGCTGATACTGCCTTGTATGAAGCGAAAAATAGTGGAAAAAATCGCTTTTGCATTCATGATGGTTCTTATCAAACAAATCTATAA
- the rpsD gene encoding 30S ribosomal protein S4, translated as MSRYTGPSWKLSRRLGISLSGTGKEIEKRPYAPGQHGPNQRKKLSEYGLQLQEKQKLRHMYGMNERQFRTLFDRAGKMKGVHGENFMILLETRLDNLVYRLGLARTRRGARQLVNHGHILVDGKRVDIPSYSVKPGQTISLREKSQNLAVVTEAIEVNNFVPDYVTFDADKKEGTFTRLPERSELSAEINEAFIVEYYSR; from the coding sequence ATGTCTCGTTATACAGGTCCATCTTGGAAATTATCACGTCGTCTTGGTATCTCACTAAGCGGTACAGGTAAAGAAATCGAAAAACGCCCTTACGCACCAGGTCAACACGGTCCAAACCAACGTAAAAAATTATCAGAATACGGTTTACAACTTCAAGAGAAGCAAAAACTTCGTCATATGTATGGTATGAACGAACGTCAATTCCGTACTCTATTTGACCGCGCTGGTAAAATGAAAGGTGTTCACGGTGAAAACTTCATGATCCTTCTTGAAACTCGCCTTGACAACTTAGTTTACCGTTTAGGTTTAGCTCGTACTCGTCGTGGAGCTCGTCAATTAGTTAACCACGGTCACATCTTAGTAGATGGCAAACGCGTTGATATCCCATCATACAGCGTAAAACCAGGTCAAACGATTTCTCTTCGTGAAAAATCTCAAAACCTTGCTGTTGTTACAGAAGCAATCGAAGTAAACAACTTCGTACCTGACTACGTAACATTTGATGCTGACAAAAAAGAAGGTACATTCACTCGCCTTCCAGAGCGCTCTGAATTATCAGCTGAAATCAACGAAGCATTCATCGTAGAGTACTACTCTCGTTAA